One part of the Chryseobacterium mulctrae genome encodes these proteins:
- a CDS encoding DUF1287 domain-containing protein — protein sequence MKKFFSIFIVVLFVFFGKAQAQFAQKLSDAALSLTKDKVIYDPAYYSIKYPNGDVAPDKGVCTDVIIRAYRKLGIDLQKEVHEDMKKNFSKYPKKFGLKKPDTNIDHRRVPNLMVFFAKFGKSKSIETKPELYAPGDIVTWLLPGNLTHIGIVVNKKSADGKRYLIVHNIGAGQVIEDCLFKFTITGHYQYSK from the coding sequence ATGAAAAAATTCTTTTCAATATTCATTGTAGTACTTTTTGTTTTTTTTGGAAAAGCACAAGCTCAATTTGCTCAAAAATTGTCTGATGCGGCTTTGAGCTTGACGAAAGACAAAGTGATTTACGATCCTGCTTATTACTCGATCAAGTATCCGAATGGTGATGTAGCTCCAGACAAAGGAGTTTGTACCGACGTAATTATCAGAGCATACAGAAAACTGGGAATTGATTTGCAAAAAGAAGTGCATGAAGATATGAAGAAGAATTTTTCTAAATATCCTAAAAAGTTTGGTTTGAAAAAACCAGACACGAATATTGATCATAGAAGAGTTCCAAACCTGATGGTTTTCTTTGCGAAATTTGGAAAATCGAAATCAATCGAAACGAAACCTGAATTATATGCTCCCGGAGATATTGTAACGTGGCTTCTTCCTGGAAATTTAACACATATCGGAATTGTGGTCAACAAAAAATCAGCAGACGGAAAAAGATATTTAATTGTACATAATATCGGCGCAGGACAGGTTATTGAAGATTGTCTGTTTAAATTTACAATTACCGGACATTACCAATATTCAAAATAA
- a CDS encoding rod shape-determining protein codes for MSLFDMFTQEIAIDLGTANTLIIHNNKIVIDQPSIVAIERSTGKPIAVGEQAKHMQGKTHEDIKTIRPLKDGVIADFHASEHMIKEFIKKIPGIKGRFIQPALRIVICIPSGITEVEKRAVRDSAQKVNAKEVRLIYEPMAAAIGVGIDVQKPEGNMIIDIGGGTTEIAVVALGGIVCDKSVKIAGDVFTNDIAYFLRTHHNLYIGERTAERVKIEVGSAVEDLDVDIDDIPVQGRDLITGKPKEIMVGYKEIARALDKSIIRIEDSVMETLSLTPPELAADIYKTGIYLAGGGALLRGLADRLHKKTGLPVFVAEDPLRAVVRGTGIALKNMDKFNFLIK; via the coding sequence ATGAGTTTATTCGATATGTTTACGCAAGAAATTGCGATAGACCTTGGAACTGCCAACACGCTTATCATCCATAATAATAAAATTGTTATAGATCAACCTTCTATTGTTGCAATAGAACGTTCTACGGGAAAGCCGATTGCTGTTGGAGAACAGGCAAAACATATGCAGGGTAAAACTCATGAAGATATAAAAACTATCCGTCCTTTGAAAGATGGGGTTATTGCAGATTTCCACGCTTCAGAGCACATGATCAAAGAATTTATCAAAAAAATTCCGGGAATCAAAGGAAGATTTATTCAGCCTGCTTTAAGAATTGTGATCTGTATTCCTTCAGGAATTACAGAAGTTGAAAAAAGAGCGGTAAGAGATTCTGCTCAAAAAGTAAACGCAAAAGAAGTACGCTTGATTTATGAGCCAATGGCTGCTGCAATAGGAGTTGGTATTGATGTACAAAAACCAGAAGGTAACATGATTATCGACATAGGTGGTGGTACTACGGAAATCGCAGTTGTTGCTTTGGGAGGTATTGTTTGTGATAAATCTGTAAAAATTGCAGGTGATGTATTTACCAACGATATTGCTTATTTCTTAAGAACGCATCATAACTTATACATCGGAGAAAGAACTGCTGAAAGAGTGAAAATTGAAGTAGGTTCTGCAGTTGAAGATCTAGATGTAGATATCGACGATATTCCAGTACAGGGTAGAGATCTTATTACCGGTAAACCAAAAGAAATTATGGTTGGGTATAAAGAAATTGCTCGTGCCTTGGATAAATCAATTATCAGAATTGAAGATTCTGTAATGGAAACTCTTTCTCTTACGCCGCCGGAATTGGCTGCAGATATTTATAAAACAGGTATTTATCTTGCAGGTGGTGGTGCTTTATTGAGAGGTCTTGCAGATAGATTACACAAGAAAACGGGGCTTCCGGTTTTCGTGGCAGAAGATCCTTTGAGAGCTGTTGTTCGCGGAACGGGTATTGCACTTAAGAATATGGATAAATTCAATTTCTTAATTAAATAA
- the mreC gene encoding rod shape-determining protein MreC has translation MGFLLRLFSKNALFVFFIFLQIIALILIFSKNAMQQSWLAGQTAAFNSWVSGYIDEGVSYLKLKQTNEDLVAQNKALMVELYGKQGAANPQFRKVHDTLGGGQIYTFVDGEIVFNSINRRNNYFTINRGTRDGVYPQMGVMAPKGIAGIVINSTDSYALVQSVLSVNKIRINASLKNSGYFGTLTWKGDNSRLMHLADVPKYVSLKIGDTIETDGKSAIFPKGVMIGKIAGYTVDNKTGFWDISVELSEKMGALNKVYVVKNLKKAEVQKIQDTMQAVIKKEND, from the coding sequence ATGGGATTTTTGCTGAGATTATTTTCTAAGAATGCTCTTTTTGTATTCTTTATTTTCCTGCAAATTATTGCTCTCATTTTGATATTCTCTAAAAACGCCATGCAACAATCTTGGCTTGCAGGTCAGACTGCGGCTTTCAATTCCTGGGTTTCGGGATATATTGATGAAGGTGTTTCTTATTTAAAACTGAAACAGACCAACGAAGATCTTGTTGCTCAAAATAAGGCTTTAATGGTTGAGCTTTATGGAAAACAAGGCGCTGCAAATCCGCAATTCAGAAAAGTACACGATACTTTGGGAGGTGGGCAAATCTATACTTTTGTAGATGGCGAAATTGTTTTCAACAGCATCAACAGAAGAAACAATTATTTTACAATTAACCGTGGTACAAGAGATGGTGTTTATCCTCAAATGGGCGTAATGGCTCCAAAAGGAATTGCCGGAATTGTTATTAATTCTACCGACAGTTATGCTTTAGTGCAATCTGTTTTGAGTGTAAATAAAATCAGGATTAATGCTTCACTGAAAAATTCAGGATATTTTGGTACTTTAACTTGGAAAGGAGATAATTCCCGATTAATGCATTTAGCAGATGTACCAAAATATGTTTCCCTGAAAATTGGTGATACAATAGAGACTGACGGGAAATCAGCAATTTTTCCTAAAGGAGTTATGATTGGTAAAATTGCGGGCTACACCGTAGATAATAAAACAGGATTCTGGGATATTTCAGTAGAATTAAGTGAGAAAATGGGAGCTTTGAATAAAGTTTACGTTGTTAAAAATCTTAAAAAAGCTGAGGTTCAAAAAATTCAGGATACCATGCAAGCTGTAATAAAAAAAGAAAATGATTAG
- the hemC gene encoding hydroxymethylbilane synthase, with protein sequence MKSIRIGTRNSALALWQAREVARHLQNLNYLTEIVPIVSSGDKNLNQPLYSLGITGVFTRDLDIALLNDEIDIAVHSLKDVPTKLPENIEIVAYLERDHPQDVLIKRKSAMNKEFHELKLATSSLRRRAFWSKNYPDTEFFDIRGNIQTRLQKLEEQDFDATILSLAGIKRMKMDIDYEFLPFMIPAPSQGVVAVAGHSDKKEINDILKQISHKQTQICIEIERNFLSTLEGGCTAPIGAFAEKIENQIRFKAALCSLDGKNYIATDESFEYNEEENFGEKFAKIVLENGGKELMTEIKTQL encoded by the coding sequence ATGAAAAGCATTAGAATAGGAACCCGAAATTCTGCACTTGCACTTTGGCAGGCTAGAGAAGTTGCAAGACATTTGCAAAACCTTAATTATCTTACCGAGATTGTCCCAATCGTTTCTTCAGGCGACAAAAATCTTAATCAACCTCTTTATTCTTTAGGAATTACAGGGGTTTTTACAAGAGATTTAGACATCGCCTTGCTGAATGACGAAATTGATATTGCTGTGCATTCCCTAAAAGATGTACCCACAAAATTACCCGAAAATATAGAAATCGTCGCTTATCTTGAAAGAGATCATCCGCAGGATGTTTTGATTAAAAGAAAATCGGCAATGAATAAAGAATTTCACGAACTTAAATTGGCGACAAGCAGTTTAAGAAGAAGGGCTTTCTGGTCTAAAAATTATCCTGATACAGAATTTTTTGACATCAGAGGAAACATTCAGACCAGACTTCAGAAACTGGAAGAGCAGGATTTTGATGCAACCATTTTATCTCTGGCTGGAATTAAAAGAATGAAAATGGATATCGATTACGAATTTCTTCCATTCATGATTCCTGCGCCTTCACAAGGTGTGGTTGCCGTTGCAGGACATTCCGACAAAAAAGAAATCAACGATATTCTGAAACAAATTAGTCATAAGCAAACTCAAATTTGTATAGAGATTGAAAGAAATTTCCTGAGTACTCTTGAAGGAGGTTGTACCGCACCAATTGGAGCTTTTGCTGAAAAAATTGAAAACCAGATCAGATTCAAGGCTGCTCTTTGCTCTTTGGATGGAAAAAACTATATCGCCACCGACGAAAGTTTTGAATATAATGAAGAAGAAAATTTTGGCGAAAAATTTGCCAAAATTGTTTTAGAAAACGGAGGTAAAGAATTGATGACTGAAATTAAAACTCAGCTTTAA
- the hemA gene encoding glutamyl-tRNA reductase, with the protein MIQYSNIHQTSNFAVLSISYEKADVETRGKFAFFDDNIKNFVARIHDENLGDAFVVSTCNRTEIYTTTSNYLFVAEEYCKTIGVNLSDFLQFANIATKEEALNHLFRVAAGLESQIIGDFEIIGQIKKAYARFKKERQNSNPFLERSINSAIQISKRIKNETGISNGAASVSYAAVHYILNNQKRITEKNILLLGVGEIGQNTVENLVKHVYQPKIKIANRTQEKAAKISEKYNIPNIDYNDFEKELENTDILIVATGAKTPIINKSHLKNGKEILIIDLSIPHNVDKNVSELDNVTLIDVDELSKQIQETIQQREKEIPKAEVIIKEMTKDFLEWEKKRKLAPNIHHFKAVLKNMERNEMHNFYRKNKYININDMELSEKMIQKITNRFAKYIIDNPLKAEEISKLMHEILVEQPNNEFNEKH; encoded by the coding sequence ATGATACAGTATTCCAATATACATCAGACGTCAAATTTTGCCGTATTATCCATCAGTTACGAAAAAGCCGATGTAGAAACAAGGGGGAAATTTGCATTTTTTGATGACAATATTAAAAACTTTGTTGCCCGAATTCACGACGAAAATTTAGGGGACGCATTTGTGGTTTCCACATGCAACAGAACGGAAATTTATACCACGACTTCCAATTATCTTTTTGTAGCCGAAGAATATTGCAAAACAATTGGCGTAAACCTTTCGGATTTTCTTCAATTTGCCAATATTGCGACAAAAGAAGAAGCTTTAAATCACTTATTCAGAGTTGCAGCCGGACTGGAAAGTCAGATTATCGGTGATTTTGAAATCATCGGACAGATCAAAAAAGCATACGCCCGTTTTAAAAAAGAAAGACAAAACTCGAATCCTTTTTTAGAAAGATCGATTAATTCTGCGATTCAGATTTCTAAAAGAATAAAAAACGAAACCGGAATTTCAAACGGAGCTGCTTCTGTATCATATGCGGCAGTACATTATATTTTAAACAATCAGAAAAGAATTACCGAAAAAAACATTCTTCTTCTCGGAGTTGGTGAAATCGGTCAGAATACGGTTGAAAATTTGGTAAAACACGTTTATCAGCCTAAAATAAAAATTGCCAACCGAACTCAGGAAAAAGCAGCAAAAATTTCTGAGAAATACAATATTCCCAATATTGATTATAATGATTTTGAAAAGGAATTAGAAAACACTGACATCTTAATTGTTGCTACAGGAGCAAAAACTCCTATCATCAACAAATCTCATTTAAAAAACGGAAAAGAAATTCTGATTATTGATCTTTCTATTCCTCATAATGTTGATAAAAATGTTTCCGAACTCGATAATGTGACCTTGATCGACGTTGATGAACTTTCAAAACAAATTCAGGAAACTATTCAACAAAGAGAAAAAGAGATCCCGAAAGCCGAGGTTATCATCAAAGAAATGACCAAAGATTTTCTGGAATGGGAAAAAAAGAGAAAACTGGCGCCTAATATTCATCATTTCAAAGCAGTGCTGAAAAACATGGAGCGTAACGAAATGCACAATTTTTACAGAAAAAATAAGTACATCAATATCAACGACATGGAGCTTTCTGAGAAGATGATTCAGAAAATAACCAACCGTTTTGCAAAATATATCATCGACAACCCTTTAAAAGCGGAGGAAATTAGTAAATTAATGCACGAAATTTTAGTCGAACAACCCAATAACGAATTCAATGAAAAGCATTAG
- a CDS encoding rod shape-determining protein MreD, with product MISRTVFTDLLIMAFLVALQIFVLNRITLFGKFTPVLYPVFVMFYPFFRNKFQFLALSFLIGLSIDAFLYSWGINALATTMIAYFRTLIFRTSTDTSTDFFSFQSLQWTQFLLFLFSSIFLHQLLVQYIEFFKFSRIFEILLNVLVTSGISFIFIIVYALIFKIKQKV from the coding sequence ATGATTAGCAGAACCGTATTTACAGATCTTTTGATCATGGCTTTTCTAGTTGCATTACAGATTTTTGTATTGAACAGGATTACGCTGTTCGGTAAATTCACTCCGGTTTTATATCCGGTTTTTGTCATGTTTTATCCTTTTTTCAGAAATAAATTTCAGTTTTTGGCTTTAAGTTTCTTAATTGGTTTGTCGATTGATGCCTTTTTATATTCTTGGGGAATCAATGCTTTGGCGACTACAATGATTGCTTATTTCCGTACGTTGATTTTCCGTACGTCTACAGATACTTCTACAGATTTCTTTTCATTTCAGTCTTTGCAATGGACACAGTTTTTGCTGTTTCTGTTCTCAAGTATCTTCCTGCATCAGCTTTTGGTGCAGTATATCGAGTTCTTTAAATTCAGCAGAATTTTTGAAATCTTACTTAATGTGTTGGTAACTAGTGGAATTTCCTTTATATTTATCATAGTTTACGCATTAATCTTTAAAATCAAACAGAAAGTTTGA